Part of the Burkholderia sp. FERM BP-3421 genome, ACGCGATGAAGTGCGCCGCCTCCCCATACCCGCCGCGCGCGCCGAGGCGCGTCAGCGCCGCGCCCGCGCCCAGCTCCAGGAGCAGCTTCGCCCCGCCCGCCGTGACGCCGCGCAGGCTGTCGACGAAGCGCACCGGTTCGAGCAGGTGGCGGCACCAGTAGTCGGCATCGGGCGCGCTCCCCGCCGGCCAGACGGTTCCCGTCAGTCCCGCCACGAGCGGGATCGACGGCGGCCGCCAGTCGACGCGCGCCGCCTCCGCGCGAAACGCCTCGACCATCGGCTGCATCAGCGGCGAATGGAATGCATGGGTGGTGTCGAGCCGGCGACCCTCGATGCGTTGCGCCGCGCCCGCTTGCAGCAGCGCGTCGAGCGCCGCCGCGTCGCCGGAGACGACCGTCGCCTGCGGTCCGTTGAACGCGGCGAGCGCGAGGCGCCCCGGCTCGCGCGCCAGCAGGCCCGACACGGTCTCGGCCGAGGCGAACAGCACCGCCATGCCCCCCGGCTCGGCCAGCGCCGCCGTCAGCCGGCCGCGCGCCGCGACCAGCGCGAGCGCCGGCTCCAGGTCGACCGCGCCCGCCACGCAGGCCGCGACATATTCGCCGAGGCTGTGCCCCAGCACCGCGCGCGGGCGGATGCCCCACGCGCGCCACAATTCGGCCAGCGCGTAGCCGAGCACGAACACGGCGGGCTGCACCTGCTCGGGATCATCGGCGCGCGGCGGCGGCCCTTCGCCGCGCAGCAGCCGCCCGATCCCGCCCGGCGCGCCCAAGGCGCGCAGCACGTCATCGCAACGCTCGACCGCGCGCCGGAACGCCGGCTGCTCGCGATACAGCCCCTGGCCCGCGCCGACCTGCCCCGCGCCCTGCCCGGTCATCATGAATACAAGGTCCGGGCTCGCGTGGCGCGCGGCCGTGCGCTGCACGCCGCCCCAGTCCGCGCGGCCGTCGAGCCAGCCCGACAGGCGCGTCGCGAGTTGCGCGCGCGAGTTCGCCGTCACCGCGAGGCGGTGCGGAAAATGCGCGCGCCCGAGCGCGGCCGTGCGGCCCAGCGCGGCCAGCGCGGCCAGCGGCGACGGTTCGCACGCCGTACGATCCTCATTCAACCCGCGCGCAAAGGCATCGGCGAGCGCGCGCAGCGCGGGCAGGCTGCGCGCCGACAGCGGCAGCAGGCAGACGCGCGCCGCATCCGCCGGCTGCGCGCGCGGCGTCTCGACCGGCGCTTCCTCGACGATCAGATGGCAATTGGTGCCGCCGAAGCTGAAGCCGCTGAGCCCGGCCACGCGCGGCGCGTCGCCGTCCGGCCAGGACGTCAGCGTGCGCGGGATCTCGAACGGCGTGCCGTCGAGCGCGAGGTACGGATTGAGCGTGTGCAGATGCAGATGCGGCGGGATCTGCCGATGCCGCAGCACCAGCACGGTCTTGATCAGGCCCGCGATGCCGGCCGCCGCCTCCAGGTGCCCGATGTTGGTCTTCACCGAGCCGACCCGGCACCATGCATCCGGCGCGCGCCCTTCGCCGAGCACCGTCTGCAGCGCGCGCATCTCGATCGGATCGCCCACCTTCGTGCCGGTGCCGTGCGCCTCGACATAGCCGATGCGCGCGGGCGCGACGCCGGCGTCCGCGCACGCGCGGCGGATCACGGCCTGCTGCGCCTGGCCGTTCGGCGCGGTGATGCCGTTGCTGGTGCCGTCCTGGTTCACGGCGGAACCGCGGATCACCGCGAGGATCCGGTCGCCGGCCGCGAGCGCGTCGTCGAGCCGCTTCAGGATCACCACCCCGCAGCCCTCGCCGCGCACGTAACCGTCGGCGTCCGCGTCGAACGCGCGGCAGCGGCCCGTCGGCGACATCATGCGCGCCTGCGAGAACGCGACCGTCATGTCCGGCGACAGCACGAGGTTCACCCCGCCCGCGATCGCGAGCGAGGTCTCGCCCTCGCGCAGGCTGCGGCACGCGACATGCAGCGCGACCAGCGACGACGAACACGCGCTCTCCATGCCGAGGCTCGGCCCGTGCAGGTCGAGGAAATAGGACAGCCGGTTCGCGGCGAAGCTGGGCGTGCTGCCCGTGCCGTCGTAGCGATCGATGCGGTCCGGATCGCGGCACAGCATGCGCATGTAGTCGGTGTTGCCGATCCCGACGAACACGCCCGCGTCGCCGCCGCGCAAACTGTGCGGCGAGATGCCGGCATCCTCGAGCGCGGCCCACGCGGTCTCCATCACGAGCCGCTGCTGCGGGTCCATGCGCTCGGCTTCGCGCCGCGAAATGCCGAAGAACTCCGCGTCGAACTGGTCGACGTCGTCGACGAAGCCGCCCCAGCGCGTGACCATCTTGCCCGGGGCGTCCTCGCGCGGGTCGTAGAAGTCCGCGAGGTTCCAGCGCTCGGCCGGCACCTCGCGCACCGCGTCGACGCCGTCGCGCAACAGCGCCCAGAACGCCGCGACGTCGCGCGCGCCGGGAAACCGGCAACCCATCCCGACGATCGCGACCGGTACGCCGCCCGCGCGCGGCGCGGCGGCCCCCGACGGCGCCGCCGACGCCTGCACGCGCGTCATGCGGTCAGTTCCGGATGCGCCGCGGGCGCGAGATGCCCCGCGAGCGCGGCGACGGTCGGATAGTCGTAGCCGAGCGTGGGCGCGAGGTCGCGCGACAGCCAGTCGCTGAGGTCGCCCGTCATCCGCACGATCTCGACCGACGACAGCCCGTAATCGACGATCGGCACCTCGATGTCGATCTCCTCGGCCGGCCGGCCCAGCGCCTCGGCGAGGTAGGCGACGATCCAGGCCTGGATCGCCTCGCGATCGGCCGCGCGCGCCGCGCCGCGCACCTGCACGACGGGCGCCGTGCCGCCCGCGCCGCGCGTGGGCAGCTGCGAGGCCAGCGCATGGAAGCGACGCATCGCCGCGCCGCGCTCGGTGCCGCGCAGCTGCTGCCACGCCTGCCACTGCACGAAGCGGCGCGGATGCAGCACGGGGTTCGGCTGCGGCTCCGTGTTGTCGCCGTACAGGATCTGCTGCTCCAGCGCGCTCAGCTCCAGCCCGACCTCGTTTTCCGGCAGCGCGATGCGGCCGAGCCGGAATGCGTTGTACAGCGCGTGGAACGCCACTTCGTCGGCGTCGAGATCGTGGTTGTCGCGCACCACGTTGCGCTTGAAGCGATCCTCGCCCGACACGAGCACGTTGTAGTGGCGACGCACGTCGTGGCCGTTTTCATCGATCCATTCCTGCGTCTGCCGCCCCGGGTAGACCAGCACGTCCGGGCCGACGTAGCGGCCGATGATGCCGAGCCGGCGCCGCGTCGAATGATTCGGATACGAGCAGTGCATGGTGCGCTCGGTGAAGATGATCGCCTGGCCGGCGCGCACCGGCACGTCCTCGACTTCCCAGTCGTTCTCGTCGAACGCGTAGGCGAACGAATACTGCTGGTTGCGCTGCCAGATCGTCTTGTGCGCGCTGATGCCCGCGAAGATGCCGTCGGCCGCCGGCGCGGCGCTCGGGATGATCTCGAACGCGGTCGACTGCGAGCCGTTCGCGAAGCGCATGCAGCCGTTTTCCTTATCCACGTTGTCGATCGCGACCCACACGGTGAGGTTCACGTGACGTTCCTCGTCGTCCGGATAGACGAGGGTCTTCTTCGAGAAATCGATGTCGCTCGACGAGTAGTGCTCGATCGCCTGGTGCCACTTGATCACGCCCTGGCCCGGCATCTTGCAGAACACGTTGGTGTACCACAGCAGCAGGTCGGGACCGACCATCTGGTTCAGCTTCCCGATCAGCTCCGGCTTGCGGAACATCGCCTTCAGCGGCTCGTGATACAGGTGCAGGTCGCGCGGCGTTTCGAGTCCGAGCACGTTGTTGAAGAAGGTCATGACCTGCTGCCCGTCCGCCTCTTCGATCAGGCGGCCATTGGTTTCCAGGCAATCCTGGATGACGGCGACCTCGGCGGGCGAAAACAGATCGACCTTCACCCAACCCTTGGTGTTGAAGTGCTCAAGCTGCTCGGCTGACAACATGTGAAGTCTCCCCATCACTCGAGATGCGCCCCGTCGGCCGGGGCTTGGTAAGGACGGCCGCTCGCATGAACCTGCGCCAGCGTGCCGGCCAGATAGGCGGCGCGACAGGCCGCCCGCTGAATTTTTCCGCTCGTCGTCTTGGTGATCGTGCCCGGCGCGATCAGCACGATGCGCGCGTTGCCCACGTCGTGCAGCTCCGCGATCGCGCGGCGGATGCTGTCGGTCGCCTGCGCGGGGTCGAGGTCGCGCAGATGGCTGCGGCGCACCTCCTGGACGATCACGAGCTGCTCGCCGTCCGCCGCGTCGATCGAGAACGCCGCGCCGTGGTCGATCCGCAGCGCCGCGTGGCTCGCCTGCGCGGTGCGTTCGAGATCCTGCGGATAGTGGTTGCGGCCGTGGATGATGATCACGTCCTTGAGGCGGCCCGTGACGAACAGGTCGCCGTCCGCGACGAAGCCGAGATCGCCGGTGCGCAGGAACGGCCCGTCGCCGCTGTCGGCGAGCCGCGCGCCGAACGTCTCGGCGGTCTCCTGCGGCCGCTGCCAGTAGCCCTGCGCGACCGCCGCGCCGGCCACCCAGATCTCGCCCACCTGATCGGGCGCGCAGGGGCGCAGCGTGCGCGGGTCGACGATCTCGACGCGCGCGTCGATGCAGCTCGCGCCGTGTCCGAGCAGCACGCGTCCGCCGTCCGCCTCGGAGCGCGCCGCCACCCGGCCGCGCGCGAGCGCGGCGGGATCGATCGCGAAGCGGCGCAGCGGCGCGCCGCGCGGATGCGTGGCGACCTTCAGCGCCGTCTCCGCGAGCCCGTAGCCCGGGCACACCACGTCGGGACCGAGGCCGAACGGCGCGAACGTCTCGACGAAGCGGCGCACGACATCGTCGCGCACGGGCTCCGCGCCGTTGATCGCCACCTTCAGCGTATGCAGGTCGAGCCCCGCGGTCCGGCGCGGATCGGCGGTGTCGACGCACAGCTGGAACGCGAAGTTCGGCGCGGCCGTGTGCGTCGCGCCGAAGTGCGTGATCGCGCGCAGCCAGCGCATCGGCTGCTGCAGGAAGGTCATCGGCGCGAGCTGGTGACACGGAAAGCCGTTGTAGAGCGGCTGCAGCACGCCGTACAGCAGCCCCATGTCGTGGAACACCGGCAGCCAGCTGACCATGCAGCTGTCGGGGCCGTGCCGCGAGGCGCGGTCGATGTCGCACAGCGTCGCGAGCGCATTGCCGTGGCTGACCATCACGCCCTTCGGCTCGCTGACCGAACCCGAGGTGTATTGCAGCCACGCGAGCGCGTCCGGACCGGGCAGCGGCACGTCCGCCGCCGGCAGCGGCGCGTCGGCGCCGCCGCCCGCGAGCAGCGTG contains:
- a CDS encoding fatty acyl-AMP ligase; this encodes MSITGADVVTPPLLAPALSLPCSDLNQLLRGRAERTPEQLAYHFPRNGDEPGDALTYAMLDRGARARAAHLLRHGRAGDRVLLFPGGAAFLVAFFGCLYARMIAVCVDLPRAGRPMTRLLPILREAAPRLALGPDSLAADRPDLDALLREAGCTLLAGGGADAPLPAADVPLPGPDALAWLQYTSGSVSEPKGVMVSHGNALATLCDIDRASRHGPDSCMVSWLPVFHDMGLLYGVLQPLYNGFPCHQLAPMTFLQQPMRWLRAITHFGATHTAAPNFAFQLCVDTADPRRTAGLDLHTLKVAINGAEPVRDDVVRRFVETFAPFGLGPDVVCPGYGLAETALKVATHPRGAPLRRFAIDPAALARGRVAARSEADGGRVLLGHGASCIDARVEIVDPRTLRPCAPDQVGEIWVAGAAVAQGYWQRPQETAETFGARLADSGDGPFLRTGDLGFVADGDLFVTGRLKDVIIIHGRNHYPQDLERTAQASHAALRIDHGAAFSIDAADGEQLVIVQEVRRSHLRDLDPAQATDSIRRAIAELHDVGNARIVLIAPGTITKTTSGKIQRAACRAAYLAGTLAQVHASGRPYQAPADGAHLE
- a CDS encoding acyl-CoA-binding protein produces the protein MLSAEQLEHFNTKGWVKVDLFSPAEVAVIQDCLETNGRLIEEADGQQVMTFFNNVLGLETPRDLHLYHEPLKAMFRKPELIGKLNQMVGPDLLLWYTNVFCKMPGQGVIKWHQAIEHYSSSDIDFSKKTLVYPDDEERHVNLTVWVAIDNVDKENGCMRFANGSQSTAFEIIPSAAPAADGIFAGISAHKTIWQRNQQYSFAYAFDENDWEVEDVPVRAGQAIIFTERTMHCSYPNHSTRRRLGIIGRYVGPDVLVYPGRQTQEWIDENGHDVRRHYNVLVSGEDRFKRNVVRDNHDLDADEVAFHALYNAFRLGRIALPENEVGLELSALEQQILYGDNTEPQPNPVLHPRRFVQWQAWQQLRGTERGAAMRRFHALASQLPTRGAGGTAPVVQVRGAARAADREAIQAWIVAYLAEALGRPAEEIDIEVPIVDYGLSSVEIVRMTGDLSDWLSRDLAPTLGYDYPTVAALAGHLAPAAHPELTA